One segment of Rickettsiales bacterium Ac37b DNA contains the following:
- the cca gene encoding CCA-adding enzyme yields MSLAILNNHKSAINLLHILQSSGKQARFIGGCVRDAYLHKECSDIDIATTLLPNETLAIMHSYNIHTLKTGIDFGTITAIFDKQAFEITTLRRDIYCNGRHAKVIFTDSWSEDAARRDFTINAMSYSLSNQIHDYFNGIDDLTHGIIRFVGDPHNRIVEDYLRILRLFRFFAYYGKKPLASSILLACKELAKGINILSGERIQTEMYKILQAPTFDNVLLLMHNTNILSYLINYFNIDFNYLKFLLRIEYKFNISINPIRRLAALLCQESNQTVKELVIRWKLSSKDKRHLCYLTKPQIYITGEETTKDLYKILRLADKNYVYDLVILQWAKILQKNNYINEQKLQDTLNIINNWHPISPPITGQDLINIGIPPGNELGKLLKEAINFWEENDYRPTKNEIIHYITSKI; encoded by the coding sequence ATGTCTCTAGCAATTCTTAATAACCATAAAAGCGCTATAAATTTATTACATATTTTACAGTCCTCAGGTAAACAGGCCCGATTTATTGGAGGATGCGTGAGAGATGCATATCTACATAAAGAATGTTCAGATATAGATATTGCTACAACCTTATTGCCTAACGAAACACTTGCTATAATGCATAGTTATAACATACACACATTAAAAACTGGTATAGATTTTGGCACAATCACTGCTATATTTGATAAACAAGCTTTCGAAATTACTACCTTAAGACGTGATATATATTGCAACGGTAGACATGCAAAAGTTATATTTACTGATTCATGGTCAGAAGATGCTGCTCGTAGAGATTTCACTATTAATGCTATGAGTTATTCGCTTAGCAATCAAATACATGACTATTTTAATGGCATTGACGACTTAACCCATGGTATTATAAGATTTGTTGGTGATCCTCACAATCGCATTGTAGAAGACTATCTACGTATACTTAGGTTATTTCGCTTTTTTGCCTATTATGGCAAAAAACCATTAGCATCAAGTATTTTATTGGCATGCAAAGAGCTAGCTAAAGGGATCAATATTCTTTCAGGAGAGCGTATACAAACTGAAATGTATAAAATACTACAAGCTCCTACTTTTGATAATGTATTATTATTAATGCATAATACAAACATTTTATCTTATTTAATAAATTATTTTAATATAGACTTTAATTATTTAAAATTCTTACTTAGAATAGAATATAAATTTAATATATCTATTAATCCAATCAGGAGATTGGCCGCTTTATTATGTCAAGAAAGTAATCAAACAGTAAAAGAACTTGTAATACGCTGGAAACTTTCATCTAAAGATAAACGCCATTTATGCTATCTTACTAAGCCACAAATTTATATAACAGGCGAAGAAACTACAAAAGATTTATATAAAATACTCCGCTTAGCTGATAAAAATTATGTATATGATCTAGTTATATTACAGTGGGCTAAAATATTACAAAAAAATAATTATATTAATGAACAAAAATTACAAGACACGTTAAATATAATTAATAATTGGCATCCTATATCCCCTCCAATTACTGGTCAAGACTTAATTAATATTGGCATTCCC